Within the Hevea brasiliensis isolate MT/VB/25A 57/8 chromosome 2, ASM3005281v1, whole genome shotgun sequence genome, the region AAAATCAAAGGAATAATATCGTAAAATAGCAACTTTTTTAACATGCCATAGATTTGCTTCTTTATATGCACAGCAATTGACCCACTGAAGATGATGGATTCCACTTCACTTTTACACTGATGAAGCTTAAAATTATTGTTTCTCATTGACATGGATCACATTATTATTGTctcaattataaaaaatttatagccaaaaagaaaaaaattataaatctattaaagagagataagagagaataaaaataaaaagaaaataaattattttttatacataTCTAATTTTATTTACAGAGAAAAGCGaagatatatttaataattaaaaataaataggtattatgtataattattttatatatatatatattttttttaattcttatctTTTTAATTAATCATTGTCATATCATTTGTCCAATCAGTACTTCCTTTGCAGCTAACGcaacttaatttttaattaactgGCTAATCAATAAtgcaattaattattgatttttttgTCAAGACAGTTAATTATTTACTAATAATGTATTTAGAACTAATAATTAATTAGATATAAAtctgaattaaaatttattaatattattaaattaaaaattattgatattataatacattatttaattttatcaataataTTATGTATTTATGACGTGTTAGTACTTAATTAAATAATCATTAACATGATTTAGGTCCATTTAATATCGAATTTCATTATAAAAAGTATTTTTGAAATTattgtttttattattattaaaaattttattattttaatatatttataactaaaacacattatcatatttaattttaatatcttttaattaatatattcaaAACAAACTTTCAtcgctaaatttttttttcatttataattaagtttcatttaatttgtgaaaaataaattatatataaaaaatattttttataaaaattattttataataaaatattttttatgataatagtttttattaattgattgtaatatgaaattaataatgtgtatatatattatatatgtataattatttttatattttaataaaattatcaaaatataaaaaatgacTATTTTCATCATGAAAAGACAGTCATGTtcaaagaaaattatttaattttttttatcagaaaaatatttttcactaatttatttatttgagtaCTTTTAATTtcagaaattataaaaaatatttttaaaaaaaatattttttataaaataaataaaaagcttaattttaatttaaaattttataatctaaaaaaataattataatataacttAATTAAAACTTATTTAACATCTATACTTAACAAAAGTATATAACCAAATTCAAGATAATAATGATTAAAAAATTCTCATACTTGCACTTATTTGCAATTTAGATAAATTAACCCAAAACAAATTTTGCAATGGAAACCCCACGGCTGTCACTTTTATGGAGATTGCCTCAAGAAACTCCACCAAGAACAGTAAGTACCTAAAACTATGAAATCCCCGGACCCAAGAAATGGAAACACCGTCAGCAACACATGGCCCAACCATGTGATTGATGAGTAGCAGCCCCACCACCGTCGTCACCACCCTCCACCCCCATATCGATCTCAACTGCAACattatcaaagcttcaattcaGCCTCTCCACCATCGATCCATCTCCTTGTCGTAGCCCGATCAGCGCCACACACGCAAGCAAGATTATTATTGGACTAGAAAAATTATTACTCGAGTTTTTtaaacaggaaaaaaaaaaaaaagaaattctctTTCACTGGTCTTTGAGATGAACTCACGTTCAATATTGaaaattagattaaaaaaattatttcaattaatttattatttatcattttttttatttaaaaattgaaagaataaaagaaaaattcCAGTTTGGAGAAACAAAAGATGTGAGCCAAGGTTTCTCCTCTATTGGAAAGATGAAATTTCTAAATTTGCGTCCCCGAGGACTAGGAGGGACGGAATATGGGGCCTCTGTCTCTCTCTGTCTCTGTGTGCCAGCAAGTGGGGAGCATGAAATGCCTTTAAAAGACGTATAATTATGGGTTGAATCAATTTCTTCTTTTTTGTATGGAAGAGTCTAGGCTGTTGTCCAAAGGCTGTGGTCTACCAACTTCCACTTAATATtaactgaattaaattaaaattaaaaaaattaatttaattcaatttaatttattaattttaatttatcttattaagtcttttgatttaaattttttaaatgaatataaaaattaaatttatataaaattttaattataattgattTTTACTGATCCACCTTATAACGGACAAGTTATATTATCTAATGATTTTTTACTTGTCTTGTCATATCCCATTAATAAATGAACAGACAGCTGAGAATGATaccattaattatatatatatacacatatattctctctatcttatcttattttaattattatatattttttttaatatgaaatcaagcttaggaaGAGCTATCTAATTCAAAGCCCAGTGGTCCCCGTAAATGTAGATGAAAGGAAAAGCATGTAGAATAATTAAAGATTACACAACCGAaagttttttataaattaatatttttcatttattataacattaaattaataatacgtaactatatataaatattatcatattttaataagaCTATTTGAATGAAGGTGTGTCTGCCTGTGGGTCACGCAACCATTGCCCTCGACTCTTTTGCCTTGCACTGGAGTGGATCCTGACATGTTAAAAGCTAAAAAATTTGAATGGTAAAATGTAATTTTCAATGATTAAATgagatattttatatttatttttatttttgtaattttaagaATATAATGACTTAAATATAATGATATTTTCTCTTATCATATTTTATTGTGTCTGTAATACTCTCTAGAGAGAGTGACTAGTTGACTATAATGAAGTGACAAATGTAATTAATCACAGAATAacactaaaaatataaaaaatattttcaaaaaatggGAACTTAAATGTGATttgcatttaattaattttttattttaatagcaAACATATTTCAAGATTTAGACGCAATCACTTGCAAAAGCGACCTAAATTGAAAATAACATATCTTCAACTCTATTTGTGAGAATAATTTGGTACAGAAACCTTAGTCTTTTGTAAGGCTTCAAAGATCGATGTGAACAAATTGACTTCAAAAGGAAGGAAATGATTGAGACATCTTATATGTTTATTTACTtccttgatgaaaattaaaaataattaaagaaaataaaataatatatatattttttattatcttaCATAAGAAAGTAAATTAAGaataataaattcatatttatataGTGTAAAGAGCATATATCATTTATAACTATAGGCAGTGGCGaagttaaataattatttttagagagatcgaataaaattataaattaatttatatttatttataattaaaaaatttatattttatatttatatatactttaaatatattataaaatattttctttttttaattattaaacttgaaaaataacataaatttactaagttattgatttaatttattttatttattaattttctttttttaacatttttattaattttgtaaaaCAAAACGCAacacatattttaaattttagtggGGCTGCATGGGGCTGGCCCCCTGTAGCCACCGTGTAGCTCCGCCGCTGACTTTAGCattcataatttttatttaattttttttctttatttttaattattaatatttttaaagatttaaaaggaaattaagaaattttattttcatttgttttatcttatttttcttcttttaattgccatcaaaattaaaaaaaaatagagaaattttTTGAGAAATTTACATTTTGACTcttaaattttactttatattatactttagttcttaaattttatattaaaattatgaaaactaAAATATGCTACAGTACAAAaatataaagataaaataattaattttttaaaatttaaaaattaaaatataatataaaataaaatttaaattttaaataattaaatttttaaaatatataaattaaaataaaatataaattaaaatatagagaataaattataaatattttttttttatcattttcctTAAAATAAGCAAAGGGAGAATTTTATCTCCCCTTTCAATTGCCTTCAATTGAATGGTCAATGAAATGATATTTTATTGCTTTCAATTGCAAAGCTAGGGAAGGCATCACATGACATCTGTTCCAAAATAAGTGGATGACATGCTTtacaattaattaaatcaaaattgcacatgataaatcataattaattatgcATTTTTAATTCATCTAAGCTCATGTCATTACAGAGGATTTAATAGTAAAATAAAGATAGGCTAATTGGAATGGGAATCTGCTGTCCTTTCTTTGTGCAGACTTATTGGAACAACctctttttcttcaatttttttttaacattataTCAGATATTTTTAGGAATTTGTTGTTTGAAAatttgtatttttatgaaatctaGTATATTATATGGGTCTAATTCCATGTGTGCATGTGGTAGTTGGTTGATTAAGAAGGTGTTTTActcttataagttaatttaaatttaaaaataattaaaattttaagtaattatgtatttgattaaaatatgatagataaattattgataaatctagtaaaaaataatttatcacatttattattaaaaaaataaaaaatatatatattaaataaaatttatgatgaaattttaaaaattaaatgaagataatataataaaatacttgATTAAATTAACTCCTAAACTTTAAAAATAGATtgacttatttatttataacaACTTTTgatcttataaattaaaaaaaaaaaagaaaactaacTTTTCATTTTGGTGCTTATAAGATAAATTTAccaagtattttatttatttttatttaatttttaaaattttattataaatcatatttaatatttttttagttattttaataatatatgtgattataaattattttttaccagATATATTAATAACTTATCAATCATGCTTTAACTAAATacgtaattatttaaaattttaattatttaataaacttaaattaatttataagtattaCGTGCTTATAAACTGATTTTcataagtaaaataattttttaaaatacgtTAACTATATCTCAGTAATTTCTAAATATTTTAATCAAATACAtaactgtttaaaattttaaatacttacaagTTCAAATTAGCTTATAAGCTAATCTTAATAAGTTAAGCTAAACACTTTCGATTAAATTAtggattatttaaattaatttaaaatttttaattaaattcaatttaaccTAATATAATTTAtaggttaaatttttaaaatttttatttaaatgaaaatttaagaggttcaatttttttaatttaaattaaaaataaaaaattaatttcttaattttcttaaattttatattaaattaaactcaaattaaaatttttagtcagataaaaaattaaaatagattaGATTAAACTTTTCCAaggtaaaatttaaatttaagccATTGAATTATTGATTTTAATCTGAATTTGAttgatttatttaatatttaacatCACTCGATCCGATTAATTTGTATATAAATTTATTGTATTTGGATTTGTTTGGTTTTGATTTTACACTCTCAAAACATTAAAAAATATAGAATTTGTGTCGCACTGTCCTTCAAACCTGCTTTTGAAAAGGTAATATTTCAAATTctgctaaaaataatttaaaaaattatttaattatttttaatttttaataatatatttaaaacaataattttttaatagcaAATTAAATAATAATGGTAAACAAATATatgattaataattaataatttaattaatatattttcaaaaatatataatttaattttttatattttattctgTTAGTGTCAAGACTGAATcactattaaaattataataattttaataaaattattaattttatataatttatatacacaTTATCACCACCACACGATATGAGATTTCAAAAAACTAACTGCAAAACATGCTTTGCTAAAGTTGATTGATAAtatggttagggtttgaattaaaaattaacaataataataataataatgaaggattaagaatgaatgaaagtggtgAGATAACAGAAGAAGACAAACGAAACTTTTTTTCTGTGGAAAATGAATGATTAGAGATAAAATATAGTGTTGATGAGAATCTTGAAAAGAGGAGAAAGATTGGGCGAAAAGAGTAGTCGGCATCGCTGCCTGCCAGTGCTTGGAGGATAAGACCCGAATATTTCCTCATGTTTTGATGCCCATTTCATTCCATTCACATGGACGCCATTTGCGACTCACCTTCATATTCAGCTCTTCTAGATATTTTTTCAACCCACCAATCATTCTTAATTAAAATCTAAATCTCTATATAGATTTATCAATTTTCTGAATTATTAATAATTCTTGTTACTCCGTCTCCCAGAGTgtttatcttaatttataaattaataaaattaatttataaattttaagaatgatttagaaataaaattggatTAAAATGAAttagtttaatttgaaattaaaatcaatataaaaTGGATGAAAATTAACTTTAAAAGAGATTGACattctaattattaaatttgattaaaatcaaataaatgtaaTATTAATGATAGTAGTCAAAGTTGGTGGTCGAAATGTTTAACAAATTAGTACAATATAATAACAAGTGCTCTACATATGCATATTATTAACGTGATGAGAGGAAACCTAAAGCTTGGGAGTCAACCAATCTAATCATCTTCTTTTGTTACAGCTGCCCATCTCCTTCATCTATTGTTTTCTTGTACTGATTTATTAAGCAAGAATATTCTAGCTAGCTAGGAGGCATGGGAGATATATTAAATAGTATTACAGGATTGGGTTGTAAAGCTAGGTGGGGAGATGGTAGGGCTTCATGCATCACTCATTAAAAACAATATTCTGGAAGTGAGTGAGAAGAGGTATGGGGAGGGTAACAACTCCTCTCTTCCTGCCATAAAGCTTCCTCATTATCTTCGTTCTTCAATAATAGTGAACATTGGATAAGGTTTTCTCCGAGGACTGCTTTGAAAGCTGGCTATTCTGGCAtataaactattattattattattattattaagaataAGAACACTTTAAATATCATGTGATTTAGAGTTTATATTATTATACTGTTAACATTTAAGgacaaaattattaaattatattaatatatattgatGTGGTAAGTGAGCTCTACTTATTTAACTGTATAATCACGTCATTCATTcagtattaaatttaaaaaaatgagaaaaaatagaataaactgatatttatcattttattataaGAAAATCTGCAAGTAAACTGTTATATACAATCAAATAAGTGAGATTCATTTGCCACGTTAATTTAAGGGTACAAGAAAACTTATCACGTTAACATATAATGATGCCATTTAGCAATTTTATCTTTAAGTACTAAAGTAAACAACGTAGTAATAATATAAGCTCTTATAAGAAAATGTGTAAGTAAACTGCTATATACAATCAAATAAGTGAGATTCATTTGCCACGTTAATTTAAGGGTACAAGAAAACTTATCACGTTAAcatataatgatgtcatttagcaATTTTATCTTTAAGTACTAAAGTAAACAACGTAGTAATAATATAagctcttaaaaaaataaaataactttatacccctattaataaaatgtataaaCCAAAAGCTACTAAAGTGTAGCTATCCCACAATAAGGCGTCAGTCGGGAATCGTGAGTTGGGCAAACAAATGAATTGCACTAATAAGGTTAATTTGGAGCCATGGACCACTTCTCTGCAAGGTTCCAGCCACCATTGAAAAACACAAAAAAGATATTAGTGGGCTGCCCCATAGAGAGAGGTCCAGAAAGATCAGGGTCCAGTAATGCTCTCACGAAGATTCATTGGGTCCAAAGTTAAATTTGGGAGCCAGTTAACAGAGAGACCACAATCATTCAACTCTCTCACCACAAGACATGTTTATCGGCTAATTAAAGCAGTGCTgccgaaaaaaaaaaaggaaaaaaaaaggcaGTGCTGTCAGTGCACATGGAGACGGTGCAATTTTACAATATTCTATTAAGCAATGCCCTTTCTTAAGGCTGAAGTACTGGTAAATTAGAATTCTCTTTTACCGAGCCATGTGGGATGACATAAAGTAAGGAAACTCAACTAATTTCAAGATTTTCTCAGCGAATAATCACATAAATATACTGTATCTGGAGGGCCTAACACAATTTTTTATGCATGCAACTTCGTACAGAGAGTAACCCATCAGATCCTGACGCTGATATTATACACTCATTTCCTTAGTACGAGTTTTGAATAAGGACCATTTTCGTCAAAGCAAAGGAAGCCTCATGGAAGAAGCCCAAAAAAGAGAAATTATCATATGATACATTACAAATCTGGTTTGGGTTTATGTTATTTAAGGAATTGAAGGGCCGAAGCTCTTACAAACTACTAACGATTTCTGATCTCCACCTTGGCAAAAGAAAAAGGTGTCAGGGCACCTGTATAAACAATTATCCACCAGGCTAACATTAGCTGAACCCGGCTTTAGACCCATCAGTGGACTCGGGATAGGACCGAACAAGTAGTTCCCCCCCAATAACAGCCTCTCAAACGACGACGTATGAGCCCTGGGAACAgccgctttcagagcatactgggTAGGTATCATTCCTGTAAACATGTTGTGCTCTAAACTTAAAGCAGACAACTTTGGCATCGAACCAAGGAAAGCTGGCAAGAGACCTCGAAGATCATTATTGCTTAAATCGAGAGCTATTAGTTTACTTGTGAAACCCATTGTTCCTGGCGTTTGCAAGAATGTGAAGTTGTTGTAGGAGAGAGTAAGTTGTTGAAGAGATGGGTGGTCAAACAAAACTGATAATATAGGCCCAGATAATTGGTTGTGGCTGAGATCTAAAACCTGTAAATACTCCAAATCGCCCACATTATCGGGTAGATTTCCTTTTAAGTCGTTGTTTCGCATCGACAGCTCGACAAGAGACATTGGCAATGCGGAAGGAACTTGCTCAGAGAATTGGTTATCGCTAGCATCGAGAATGTACAAGTCTTTTAGGGAGCGCAGATCAGGAAACTCACCGGAGAAATTGTTTTCTTGGATTTCGAGTCTTTTTAAGTTTACAAGAGAATTGAAGCTTGATGGTAGAGGTCCTTGGAGATGATTGCCATCAAGATAGAGCTCTTCGAGGTGGGAGAGAGACCCAAGCGAGACAGGTAACTTGCCGGAGAGAGAGTTCTTGGAGAGACTCAGCCGACGAAGGCGAGTGAGCTTGGCCAGAGAGTCAGGGACTGAGCCAGAGAATGCATTGTCAGATATATCAAGGGTTTGTAAGTAAGGGAGGTCCCAAGAGACAGAAGAAAGCGAACCAGAGTAACCCACGGGGTCGAAGGTGATCTCGGTGACTCGAAATGAGCCGGAGACAACACGGTCGCACCTTAGACCGCATGTGAATTTGTCGCTGAAGATGTGATCGCATGGGTCGAATGAGAAGTCCCAAGAGCTTAGGCAAGATCCAGGAGCTACGGACTTGGAGTCCAGCCCATTCTTTAGATCCTTGAGCACTCGAATGTCTCCAGGGCAGGTCCTTGAATCAACCACTCCAAGCAACAGTTCCAGAAATGTAAAGATAAAGGGCAGAGAGAGATTGGCAATGGAATTGCGTTTTGACATTTTTAGGACTGATGGTAGAAGCGAGCAGCGAGAGGACATATTGGATCTGCACTTATTGAAGTAGCGCAGGGAAGCAGCTGGTGTaagtttttaatttcttgtagatGATTCCaggtaataaaatataaatttcatttCCCTAACCAGAAGTTGCTAGTCTTGACTTGGATCCAATCAATTAAAAATCACTAGTGTTTTCAAAATCCAGCAATTAAGTGAGATTCATTTTGGATcacgaaaaataaataaataaattataaagaaaaaaaaatctcctGTCTCTGGTGATTTTCACACGTCCTCTATGCCTTGGGTATAGATAAATTCAACTGATAAACTTGGAAAGCTAAAACTAATGCAAGACGCCGTTACTGTGCCATTCATCTCTGTTGTCTAATTGAATTCCATGCAGAGGCAGAGCTTTGTGGATGATGATGCATCTATTAAGCCTATCTACACAATGTTGGGGGGGAAAAAAATCCTTTATATGGAAAATGTTTTCTCGAATGA harbors:
- the LOC110632765 gene encoding probable inactive leucine-rich repeat receptor kinase XIAO, whose amino-acid sequence is MSSRCSLLPSVLKMSKRNSIANLSLPFIFTFLELLLGVVDSRTCPGDIRVLKDLKNGLDSKSVAPGSCLSSWDFSFDPCDHIFSDKFTCGLRCDRVVSGSFRVTEITFDPVGYSGSLSSVSWDLPYLQTLDISDNAFSGSVPDSLAKLTRLRRLSLSKNSLSGKLPVSLGSLSHLEELYLDGNHLQGPLPSSFNSLVNLKRLEIQENNFSGEFPDLRSLKDLYILDASDNQFSEQVPSALPMSLVELSMRNNDLKGNLPDNVGDLEYLQVLDLSHNQLSGPILSVLFDHPSLQQLTLSYNNFTFLQTPGTMGFTSKLIALDLSNNDLRGLLPAFLGSMPKLSALSLEHNMFTGMIPTQYALKAAVPRAHTSSFERLLLGGNYLFGPIPSPLMGLKPGSANVSLVDNCLYRCPDTFFFCQGGDQKSLVVCKSFGPSIP